One window from the genome of Podospora pseudocomata strain CBS 415.72m chromosome 6, whole genome shotgun sequence encodes:
- a CDS encoding hypothetical protein (EggNog:ENOG503P0TU; COG:C), translating into MGLKTSKRPFNIAIIGGGIAGLTTALFLHHFCPPGSIEINIYEQAEQYREIGAGINLGVNATKLLHQIGLGDKINAIAGSKDGVFFTLRRWDNSEEITTIYSNDSGKIRQAAVSRAELLQVLLDAIKERKAATLHTKKKCRSVTKTKSAIKITFTDTTTTTSSLLIAADGIHSPIRNQYLPHSPPLYSGKIVYRGLLPFSALPTPWPIQSHHVMWIGPNKHLLVYPISQGETQTLNFVGCITTPEESLGDLKESWSATCPRAELERDFGDCDVIVQKLIRLLPEEVSKWKINDREAAEGWVFEQGRVVLVGDAGHPMVPHQSAGAGQAVEDGFVVGRAMGEFLRRGDGKLEEWMGVYERVRMPRANKVQETSRGAGYLYQMQAESMKGMSYDESVPILRDTVQERMKWIWEEELEGVFEEERGRLVGKVEVEGGRGGGGCFCM; encoded by the exons ATGGGCCTCAAGACTTCAAAACGGCCGTTCAACATAGCCATCATCGGTGGCGGCATCGCGggcctcaccaccgctctcttcctccaccacttcTGCCCCCCAGGCTCAATCGAGATCAACATCTACGAACAAGCAGAACAATACCGCGAAATCGGCGCTGGCATCAACCTCGGCGTCAACGccaccaaactcctccaccaaatcGGCCTAGGCGACAAGATCAACGCTATCGCTGGCTCAAAAGATGGTGTCTTCTTCACCCTTCGACGCTGGGATAACAGCGAGGAGATAACGACCATCTACTCCAATGACTCAGGCAAGATCCGCCAGGCGGCCGTATCACGGGCGGAGTTGCTCCAGGTTCTGCTCGATGCTATCAAGGAGAGAAAAGCAGCGACATTGCACACAAAGAAGAAGTGCCGGTCCGTCACC AAAACAAAATCCGCAATCAAAATAACCTTCACcgacaccacaaccaccacgtcctccctcctcatagCCGCGGACGGCATCCACTCCCCCATCCGCAATCAATACCTCCCTCACAGTCCCCCTCTCTACTCAGGCAAGATCGTTTACCGTGGCCTGTTGCCGTTCTCTGCCTTGCCTACCCCCTGGCCAATTCAATCCCATCATGTTATGTGGATCGGACCAAACAAGCACCTCTTGGTATACCCCATCTCCCAAGGCGAAACCCAAACGTTGAATTTCGTGGGCTGTATCACCACCCCGGAGGAATCCCTCGGAGACCTGAAAGAGTCCTGGTCCGCCACCTGCCCAAGAGCGGAGTTGGAAAGGGATTTTGGGGATTGCGATGTGATAGTACAGAAACTGATCAGGTTActgccggaggaggtgtcAAAGTGGAAGATTAACGAccgggaggcggcggagggttgggtgtttGAACAGGGGAGGGTGGTACTAGTTGGGGATGCGGGACATCCTATGGTTCCGCATCAGAGTGCGGGGGCTGggcaggcggtggaggatgggtttgttgttgggagggCTATGGGTGAGTTTCTGAGGCGGGGGGATGGGAAACTGGAAGAGTGGATGGGGGTGTATGAACGGGTGAGGATGCCGAGGGCGAATAAAGTGCAGGAGACGAGTCGGGGAGCGGGGTATTTGTATCAGATGCAGGCGGAGAGTATGAAGGGGATGAGCTATGATGAGTCTGTGCCGATTTTGAGGGATACGGTGCAGGAGAGGATGAAGTggatttgggaggaggagttggagggggtgtttgaggaggagagggggaggttggttggaaaggtggaggtggagggggggaggggaggagggggttgtttttgtaTGTGA
- a CDS encoding hypothetical protein (EggNog:ENOG503NVV0; COG:P): MPTLDVSELNTVLAVLGAFISLYGIISVLIKSRWFLGEALPAVVIGIILGPIAAKFLDSSRWGSAAEGQTSDITLGMARVVIGVQLVIAGFQLPAKYNLHRWKEMALCLLPIMTIMWLCTTLCLLASVPNITLLAALVIGSCVTCTDPILSQAIAKGPFADKFVPRHLREIISSEAGANDGFGFPFLMLAVYLIRHADVPGAGVHNTGTVGERAAQLVTRAGDVGRLGGGVGVALKNWFVETWLYIVLMSVVIGAIVGYSSCLALKFALRRKWVDSESYLLYPTAIGLWLVGICGMLGTDDLLACFVAGNAMNWDGEYLGETLERHDEVNSCMDVLLNFGGFMYIGTIIPWSEFHQPETTGLTYGRLIGLGVLVLLFRRIPAIFMSYKFMPKVVKDWKEAMFMGYFGPIGIGAVFYVEHTRHLFPELGEGDAEETNLVRVMIPVVYWLVLFSIVVHGLSIPSLNMIYSYYGVKPIVEDAVELPRKSMRAPTPVNAAVGDRDTFIAYNRFSRPVFDNADLPVANDKQMYASDSDENFQKTRVGKRYSRAMV, encoded by the exons ATGCCAACCCTGGATGTCAGCGAGCTCAACACTGTCTTGGCCGTGTTGGGTGCCTTCATCTCGCTCTACGGTATCATTTCAGTCCTCATCAAGAGCAGATGGTTTCTAGGAGAGGCTCTTCCCGCCGTCGTCAtcggcatcatcctcggTCCCATCGCCGCCAAATTCCTCGACAGCTCTCGGTGGGGATCCGCGGCTGAGGGGCAGACAAGCGACATCACGCTGGGTATGGCTCGGGTTGTCATCGGAGTGCAGCTCGTCATTGCTGGCTTCCAGCTGCCGGCCAAGTATAACCTGCACAGGTGGAAGGAAATGGCCCTTTGCCTTCTCCCTATCATGACCATCATGTGGTTGTGCACCACGCTCTGCCTGCTGGCTAGCGTGCCCAACATCACACTACTCGCCGCCCTGGTCATCGGTTCTTGCGTGACATGCACCGACCCAATCCTCTCACAGGCCATCGCTAAGGGGCCGTTTGCCGACAAGTTCGTTCCCCGTCATCTACGCGAGATTATTTCCTCCGAGGCTGGCGCCAACGACGGCTTCGGTTTCCCCTTTCTCATGCTTGCCGTCTATCTCATCCGCCATGCCGATGTCCCCGGTGCCGGGGTCCATAACACCGGAACCGTTGGCGAGCGAGCGGCTCAGCTGGTAACTCGCGCAGGAGACGTTGGGAGACTTGGCGGGGGCGTCGGTGTTGCCTTGAAGAACTGGTTTGTCGAGACGTGGCTGTACATTGTGCTCATGTCGGTCGTCATTGGAGCCATTGTCGGCTACAGTTCGTGCCTGGCTCTCAAGTTCGCCCTTCGCCG caAGTGGGTCGACTCGGAGAGCTATTTGCTCTACCCAACGGCCATCGGT CTCTGGCTCGTCGGCATTTGCGGCATGCTCGGCACTGATGACCTTCTCGCCTGCTTCGTCGCCGGAAACGCCATGAACTGGGACGGCGAGTATCTTGGCGAAACTCTGGAGCGCCACGACGAAGTCAACTCTTGCATGGACGTGCTGCTCAATTTCGGTGGCTTCATGTACATTggcaccatcatcccctGGTCCGAGTTCCACCAACCCGAGACGACCGGTCTTACCTACGGCCGTCTCATTGGCCTCGGCGTCCTAGTACTGCTCTTCCGGCGCATTCCCGCCATCTTCATGTCCTACAAGTTCATGCCCAAAGTGGTCAAGGACTGGAAGGAAGCCATGTTCATGGGCTACTTTGGTCCCATTGGCATTGGAGCCGTTTTCTACGTCGAGCACACCCGCCACCTGTTTCCCGAACTCGGCGAGGGCGACGCAGAGGAGACGAACCTGGTACGCGTTATGATCCCGGTCGTTTACTGGCTCGTGCTCTTCTCCATTGTGGTGCACGGTCTCTCGATTCCTTCTCTCAATATGATCTACAGTTACTACGGTGTCAAGCCCATCGTCGAAGACGCCGTCGAGCTCCCTCGCAAATCGATGCGCGCGCCCACGCCGGTAAATGCTGCCGTTGGCGACCGCGATACGTTTATCGCGTACAATCGTTTCTCCCGTCCGGTCTTCGACAACGCTGATCTACCAGTGGCCAACGACAAGCAAATGTACGCATCAGATAGCGATGAGAACTTTCAGAAGACGAGAGTGGGGAAGCGGTATTCCCGAGCCATGGTCTAG